A genomic region of Desulfosarcina ovata subsp. ovata contains the following coding sequences:
- a CDS encoding PAS domain-containing sensor histidine kinase, whose protein sequence is MHFVLLSDTAALLLLVWAAIVLAKQTRRPFLNDPVKLPMVVFLFFSIFYYTLLFSKWILSSEIVDRLKNTAEVLIPIWWGFIFYGIMQKLSNLELVNNKRRYQLVVNNISEVIVKLDNRYRICFATPSFCWTFGKTESELIGARFSSIIQVGQGHPGLETALLEHVKQTPFSAYHETLVNTQHGLRWFAWHATRLRKTTKMINDVLLVGRDITEKKAAEESLKESDARHRQFIENQPVGMFRTSVEGDGQFVMVNSALVKLLNYPSTESLLATPVVNIYPYLEARKQLLSKLFNKEKISGLEIEGKKHDGSPLFMRMALQLVRDSHGNACHIDGTIEDITARKQAALALKKSEALYRRAQQIAGLGHWEIIYGMDHGTWSEEMYRIFGLDKEHFNGPLESFLDHVHPDDRKTVAETVANTFENYSELNLIHRIVLPNGKTKHIHVIAHFELDENLHPIRCIGTCQDVTQLKEAEIDKEKTERKFLQAQKLEAIGTLAGGIAHDFNNILTSIIGFTQLAINELPHDSPIKRKLDVVLQSGIRARDLVTNILSFSRKTEQEFKPIQVRIIIKEVIKLLRASIPANIEIRQDLASQCPRVLADPVQIHQIVMNLCTNAYQAIGKKGGIITISLKEVAVGSNDLQPDLDITPGTYVLLEVSDTGHGMDAATLEKIFDPYFTTKKRGEGTGLGLSVVHGIVKKHRGYITTHSEPDHGSAFHVFLPGMAPEGVSDEITAVAPIVGGTEHIVVVDDEEPIAIYLTELLSGLGYRITTFTGSNEALHFFISHSHDFDVLITDMNMPAMCGDELAERVLSLNPNIPIIICTGFSDNLDEKDAEKIGIKAYLRKPITERELATCIRDVLNHHTAGI, encoded by the coding sequence ATGCACTTCGTTCTCCTCTCAGATACAGCAGCATTGCTCCTACTCGTCTGGGCCGCCATTGTTCTGGCAAAACAAACACGGCGTCCCTTTTTAAATGATCCTGTAAAATTACCGATGGTTGTGTTTCTTTTTTTCTCTATTTTTTATTATACCTTGTTGTTTTCAAAATGGATATTATCAAGTGAGATAGTGGATAGGTTGAAAAATACTGCGGAAGTGCTCATCCCCATATGGTGGGGATTTATTTTTTACGGCATCATGCAAAAACTATCCAATCTTGAGTTAGTAAATAATAAACGGCGATACCAGTTGGTGGTTAACAATATCAGCGAAGTGATTGTCAAACTCGATAACCGGTACCGGATATGCTTCGCAACGCCATCCTTCTGCTGGACATTTGGAAAAACCGAGTCGGAATTGATCGGAGCCAGGTTTTCATCCATCATTCAAGTGGGACAAGGTCATCCGGGACTGGAAACTGCTCTTTTAGAGCATGTTAAACAAACGCCTTTCTCTGCATACCATGAAACGCTGGTCAACACGCAGCACGGATTACGTTGGTTTGCCTGGCATGCAACACGCCTGAGAAAAACCACAAAAATGATAAACGATGTTCTATTGGTCGGACGGGACATCACCGAAAAAAAGGCTGCCGAGGAGTCCCTTAAAGAGAGCGACGCCCGACATCGCCAGTTTATCGAGAACCAGCCCGTGGGTATGTTCCGAACCAGCGTAGAAGGTGATGGACAATTCGTCATGGTCAATTCGGCCCTGGTAAAGCTGCTGAACTATCCTTCCACTGAATCTTTGTTGGCAACGCCCGTTGTTAACATTTACCCCTATCTTGAAGCCAGAAAACAACTGCTATCCAAACTATTCAACAAGGAAAAGATTTCGGGTTTGGAAATTGAAGGGAAAAAACACGACGGATCGCCCCTTTTCATGAGGATGGCGTTGCAGTTGGTCAGAGACAGCCACGGGAATGCCTGTCATATTGACGGTACCATCGAAGATATCACCGCACGCAAACAGGCCGCCTTGGCCCTGAAAAAGAGTGAGGCATTGTACCGGAGGGCTCAGCAGATCGCCGGCCTGGGTCATTGGGAAATAATTTACGGTATGGATCATGGCACCTGGTCTGAAGAAATGTACAGGATTTTTGGACTCGATAAAGAACACTTCAATGGACCATTGGAATCCTTTCTTGACCATGTTCATCCGGATGACAGAAAAACAGTTGCCGAGACAGTTGCCAATACCTTCGAGAATTACTCTGAACTCAATCTAATCCATCGCATCGTGTTACCGAATGGCAAAACCAAACATATTCATGTAATCGCCCATTTCGAATTGGATGAAAATCTGCATCCGATTCGATGTATCGGTACCTGTCAGGATGTTACGCAGCTTAAAGAAGCCGAAATCGATAAGGAAAAAACGGAACGGAAGTTCTTGCAGGCCCAGAAACTTGAGGCCATCGGTACCCTGGCCGGAGGAATCGCCCATGATTTCAACAACATTTTAACATCCATAATTGGGTTCACTCAGCTTGCCATAAACGAATTGCCCCATGACAGCCCGATAAAACGGAAACTTGACGTGGTATTGCAAAGTGGAATCAGGGCCCGGGATCTGGTAACGAATATTCTATCGTTTAGCAGAAAGACCGAACAGGAATTCAAACCAATCCAGGTGCGAATCATCATCAAGGAAGTTATCAAACTATTGCGAGCATCAATCCCGGCAAATATTGAAATACGCCAGGATCTTGCATCCCAATGCCCTCGTGTCCTGGCTGATCCGGTCCAGATTCATCAGATCGTAATGAACCTTTGTACCAACGCATACCAGGCAATTGGAAAAAAAGGGGGGATAATAACCATCTCATTGAAGGAGGTGGCGGTCGGGTCCAACGATTTGCAGCCTGATCTTGACATCACCCCCGGAACCTACGTTCTTCTGGAGGTGAGTGATACCGGCCATGGAATGGACGCCGCCACGCTGGAGAAAATTTTTGACCCTTACTTTACAACCAAAAAACGAGGGGAGGGAACCGGTTTGGGATTGTCCGTCGTTCACGGCATCGTAAAAAAGCATCGTGGATACATTACCACCCATAGCGAACCGGATCATGGAAGCGCATTTCATGTTTTTCTCCCCGGCATGGCACCCGAAGGCGTTTCAGATGAAATCACGGCGGTAGCCCCCATCGTCGGTGGAACAGAACATATCGTGGTCGTTGATGACGAAGAACCAATCGCAATTTATTTAACCGAATTGTTGAGCGGTTTGGGTTACCGGATCACCACATTTACGGGCAGTAATGAAGCGCTCCACTTCTTCATCTCCCATTCACATGATTTCGATGTATTAATTACCGACATGAACATGCCTGCGATGTGTGGCGATGAACTGGCGGAACGTGTTCTCTCGTTGAATCCGAACATTCCCATCATTATCTGCACCGGATTCAGTGACAATCTTGATGAAAAGGATGCTGAAAAAATTGGTATCAAGGCATATTTAAGGAAACCCATAACCGAGCGTGAACTGGCAACATGCATCAGGGATGTTTTGAATCATCATACAGCAGGAATCTAG
- a CDS encoding IS110 family transposase produces the protein MKKIVKYVGLDVHKDSITIAIADEGRDGNVRVYGKISNDLGQIDNVMRKLISQNAELHCVYEAGPCGYPIYRHLTSKGIDCVVVAPALIPKKTGDRVKNDRRDATHLATLHRSGELTPVYVPDQADEALRDLVRARKDIQISLRKVKQQINAFLLRQGINYPGKSKWSKAHLNWLADLKMPHPAQHIALTEYLDAMGDHEARVKRIEKAIEQCCQTSRLLPVIEALQALRGISLLSAVTVVAELGDLSRFDTPAQLMAYLGLIPSEHSSGGTIKKGPITKTGNTHARRTLIESAQAYRMPARKSKAIRKRQEGLPDDVLDIAWNAQLRLCHRYRRLIAKGKNHNVVITAIARELAGFIWAIARAVPIVAAER, from the coding sequence GTGAAAAAGATTGTAAAGTATGTTGGTTTGGATGTCCACAAAGATTCGATTACCATTGCTATCGCCGATGAAGGACGTGACGGAAACGTTCGAGTGTATGGAAAAATCAGCAACGACCTGGGGCAGATTGATAACGTCATGCGAAAACTGATTTCACAAAACGCCGAATTGCATTGTGTTTATGAAGCAGGTCCATGCGGATATCCAATCTACAGGCATTTAACAAGCAAGGGAATCGATTGCGTTGTCGTTGCTCCGGCGCTGATCCCCAAAAAAACCGGTGATCGGGTTAAAAACGATCGCCGAGATGCAACCCACCTGGCGACGCTCCACCGTTCCGGAGAACTGACGCCGGTGTATGTCCCCGATCAGGCCGATGAAGCACTTCGTGACCTGGTACGTGCACGAAAAGACATCCAAATATCGCTCCGCAAAGTCAAACAACAGATCAATGCCTTTTTATTGCGACAAGGGATCAATTATCCAGGTAAAAGCAAATGGAGTAAAGCGCATTTAAATTGGCTGGCGGATCTGAAGATGCCGCATCCGGCCCAGCACATTGCCCTTACCGAATACCTGGACGCCATGGGAGACCATGAGGCCCGCGTTAAGCGCATCGAAAAAGCGATTGAGCAATGTTGCCAAACCAGTCGATTGCTTCCGGTTATCGAGGCTCTGCAAGCGCTCAGGGGGATTTCTTTGCTCAGCGCGGTGACCGTCGTCGCTGAACTGGGGGATCTGAGCCGTTTCGATACGCCGGCACAGCTGATGGCCTATTTGGGTCTGATCCCATCGGAGCATTCAAGCGGTGGCACCATCAAAAAAGGCCCCATTACCAAAACCGGCAATACCCATGCCCGCAGGACGTTGATCGAATCGGCTCAGGCCTATCGTATGCCGGCCCGGAAAAGTAAGGCGATCCGTAAACGCCAGGAAGGCTTGCCGGACGATGTTTTGGATATTGCCTGGAATGCACAGCTACGACTATGCCACCGCTACCGCAGGTTGATTGCAAAGGGCAAAAACCATAACGTGGTCATCACCGCGATTGCACGCGAGTTGGCCGGTTTCATCTGGGCCATTGCCCGGGCTGTTCCAATCGTGGCCGCTGAAAGATGA
- a CDS encoding type II toxin-antitoxin system Phd/YefM family antitoxin, whose translation MKRRNGSDFVVIGEDDWQAIEETLYLNRIPGLVQSIHDAADEPLEKGTPLSEIDW comes from the coding sequence GTGAAACGCAGAAACGGCAGTGATTTTGTCGTTATCGGCGAAGATGACTGGCAGGCCATCGAAGAAACCCTCTATTTGAACCGCATCCCTGGTCTTGTCCAAAGCATCCACGATGCCGCCGATGAACCGTTGGAGAAAGGCACGCCTTTAAGCGAGATCGACTGGTGA
- the mrcB gene encoding penicillin-binding protein 1B, which yields MAKRSKRIKKKRRITWKKLFFITILFGVLIAATYVAYLDFTVRTRFEGKRFALPARVYARPQELYPGLKLRTNELLSELSLLGYRGTSRPSEPGSFHLRGQVVDLVTRPFDFANGRQESMALQVIFNSSGVKALQRRADGAQLDLVRLDPVMIGGIYPGKNEDRVLVGLKDVPRHVIDGLIAVEDHRYYSHHGIDPRGIARAVFTIVSGGGLQGGSTLTQQLIKNFYLTADRTLKRKFTEMVMAVLLEIHYSKEEILETYINEVYLAQDGNRAIHGFGLGCSFFFDKPLEKISLSETALLVALLKGPAYYNPRRHPQRAMERRNLVLAKMAESGFITKNEQMAARTAPLGVIDRPPRGTSPYPAFLDLVLRQLRRDYREEDLRSEGLRIITTLDPRIQGVAEKSLAGRLSKLEKSRGGNTKGLQGALVLTSVHDAEVQALVGDRKPRYKGFDRALDARRPVGSLIKPVVYLTALQDPQHYTLATLLDDSPLVLKQEGAEDWTPQNYDKRSHGKVPLRTALANSYNLSAVRLGLAIGVAPVMKNLQRLGIDRKLPAYAASLLGANALSPMEVTQVYQTIAAGGFRTPLKAIREVLTADGKPLQRYPLEVDQVVDPTSLYLLTVALQDVVREGTARRLAARLPSDLQAAGKTGTTNELRDSWFAGFTGDRLAVVWVGRDDNQPTGLTGSTGAMTVWGDMMAGLDPEPLVLPQPDGIERAWIDPASGLLSGSDCPDAVELPFIAGSAPIDSAPCGPPPGKSIKNWFKRWFR from the coding sequence ATGGCTAAACGGTCAAAGAGGATCAAGAAGAAGCGGCGGATTACCTGGAAGAAGCTGTTTTTCATAACAATACTGTTCGGTGTACTGATAGCGGCGACCTATGTCGCCTATCTGGATTTCACTGTTCGGACACGGTTCGAAGGCAAGCGGTTTGCGCTGCCGGCGCGGGTATATGCCCGACCGCAGGAGCTCTATCCCGGCCTGAAGTTGCGCACGAATGAGCTTTTGTCAGAGTTGAGCTTGCTCGGTTATCGCGGAACGAGCCGACCCAGCGAACCGGGGAGCTTCCATTTGCGTGGTCAGGTCGTGGACCTGGTGACAAGACCGTTCGATTTTGCAAACGGTCGTCAGGAATCCATGGCGCTGCAGGTGATCTTTAACAGCAGCGGCGTTAAGGCGCTGCAACGGCGGGCCGATGGCGCCCAACTTGACCTGGTCCGCCTGGATCCTGTTATGATCGGAGGCATCTACCCGGGAAAAAATGAAGACCGTGTGCTGGTTGGGCTGAAGGACGTGCCCCGGCATGTCATCGATGGTCTGATCGCTGTCGAGGACCACCGTTATTACAGCCACCACGGTATTGATCCTCGCGGTATCGCCAGGGCCGTTTTTACCATTGTCAGCGGTGGCGGGCTGCAGGGCGGCAGCACCCTGACCCAGCAACTGATCAAAAATTTCTACCTGACCGCGGACCGGACCTTGAAACGCAAGTTCACCGAAATGGTGATGGCGGTACTGCTGGAGATCCATTACAGCAAAGAAGAAATTCTTGAAACCTATATCAACGAAGTCTATCTCGCTCAGGACGGCAATCGCGCCATTCACGGCTTCGGTCTGGGCTGTTCTTTTTTTTTCGATAAGCCGCTGGAGAAGATCAGCCTTTCTGAAACCGCCCTGTTGGTGGCGCTTCTCAAAGGGCCGGCCTACTATAACCCCCGTCGCCATCCGCAGCGGGCAATGGAGCGGCGCAATTTGGTGCTGGCCAAGATGGCCGAAAGCGGTTTTATAACCAAGAATGAGCAGATGGCGGCTCGGACCGCACCTCTGGGCGTCATCGACCGGCCGCCCCGGGGCACATCGCCCTATCCGGCCTTTCTCGACCTGGTACTCCGTCAGTTGCGACGGGATTATCGTGAAGAAGATCTGCGCTCGGAGGGCCTGCGGATCATTACCACACTCGATCCCCGGATACAGGGTGTTGCTGAGAAATCCTTGGCCGGTCGTCTGTCCAAACTGGAAAAAAGCAGGGGCGGCAATACCAAAGGCCTGCAAGGCGCCCTGGTGCTGACGAGTGTCCACGACGCAGAGGTTCAGGCGCTGGTCGGTGACCGCAAACCGCGATACAAGGGGTTCGACCGGGCTCTCGACGCCCGCCGGCCCGTCGGCTCTCTGATCAAGCCGGTTGTCTACCTTACCGCACTCCAGGACCCGCAGCACTACACGCTGGCAACGCTGTTGGATGACAGCCCGCTGGTGCTGAAACAGGAGGGAGCCGAGGATTGGACACCACAGAACTACGATAAGCGCTCCCACGGCAAGGTTCCGCTGCGGACCGCTCTGGCCAACTCCTACAACCTGTCCGCCGTGCGACTGGGCCTGGCCATTGGCGTTGCTCCGGTGATGAAGAACCTGCAGCGCCTGGGGATTGACCGTAAGCTTCCCGCCTATGCCGCAAGTCTGCTCGGTGCCAACGCCTTATCGCCCATGGAAGTTACCCAAGTCTACCAGACCATTGCCGCCGGTGGTTTCCGAACGCCGTTAAAAGCGATCCGGGAAGTATTAACCGCCGATGGCAAGCCGCTGCAGCGTTATCCCCTGGAAGTCGACCAAGTGGTCGACCCGACCTCGCTCTACCTGCTCACCGTGGCGCTCCAGGACGTGGTACGCGAGGGGACGGCACGCAGACTGGCTGCCCGCCTGCCTTCCGATTTACAGGCCGCGGGGAAAACCGGCACCACAAATGAACTCCGCGACAGTTGGTTCGCAGGCTTTACCGGTGATCGCCTGGCCGTGGTCTGGGTCGGCCGCGACGACAACCAGCCGACAGGCTTGACCGGCTCCACCGGCGCCATGACCGTTTGGGGCGATATGATGGCGGGACTTGATCCCGAACCGCTCGTTTTGCCGCAACCGGATGGTATCGAACGGGCCTGGATCGACCCCGCATCAGGGCTGCTCAGCGGCAGCGATTGCCCTGACGCCGTCGAACTTCCCTTCATTGCCGGGTCCGCTCCGATCGATTCCGCCCCTTGCGGTCCTCCCCCAGGTAAATCCATTAAAAACTGGTTCAAGAGGTGGTTTCGATGA
- a CDS encoding tetratricopeptide repeat protein, which translates to MKIITRRVFILITILFFGGCAGHQQIAVPPTQPSENTAVIALLNKAGDQSAAGQMDKASENLERALRIEPHNPVLWHELARIRLEQGQYRQAENMAAKSNMLAGTNRYLKAENWRIIGEARNRLGDLHGARDAFEKAESSP; encoded by the coding sequence ATGAAAATCATCACCCGCCGGGTATTCATTTTGATCACCATATTATTTTTCGGAGGCTGCGCGGGTCACCAACAGATCGCGGTGCCGCCGACGCAGCCGTCTGAAAACACGGCAGTGATCGCATTGCTGAACAAAGCGGGAGATCAATCCGCCGCAGGCCAAATGGACAAGGCCAGTGAGAACCTGGAGCGTGCATTGCGCATCGAGCCGCACAATCCCGTGCTGTGGCACGAACTAGCCCGAATCCGACTGGAGCAGGGCCAATACCGGCAGGCCGAAAACATGGCGGCCAAATCCAATATGCTGGCGGGAACCAACCGATATCTGAAGGCTGAGAACTGGCGCATCATCGGCGAGGCCCGCAACCGGCTGGGCGACCTGCATGGCGCTCGGGATGCCTTCGAAAAGGCAGAATCGTCTCCCTGA
- a CDS encoding type II toxin-antitoxin system Phd/YefM family antitoxin produces the protein MKTINFTDFRKKASSFITEVEHGETIILLRRGKPIAEVVPFTDRHTRTPSWKEPGIHLQISGGDLSAAIMEEREAES, from the coding sequence ATGAAAACGATCAATTTCACTGATTTTAGAAAAAAGGCATCCAGCTTCATTACCGAAGTGGAGCATGGCGAAACGATAATCCTTCTGAGGCGTGGAAAGCCAATAGCAGAGGTTGTTCCATTTACCGATCGGCATACACGAACACCATCCTGGAAAGAGCCTGGTATTCATCTGCAGATTAGCGGAGGAGATTTATCAGCGGCGATTATGGAGGAGCGTGAGGCAGAATCGTGA
- a CDS encoding exosortase-associated EpsI family protein: MESENFFHSPTVCLPSSGWKQLQKTTHTIQNAPVFVELKVTQN; this comes from the coding sequence CTGGAAAGCGAAAACTTCTTTCACAGCCCGACCGTATGCCTGCCCTCGTCCGGGTGGAAACAACTGCAGAAGACAACCCATACGATCCAGAATGCTCCGGTTTTCGTAGAATTGAAAGTCACCCAAAATTAA
- a CDS encoding type II toxin-antitoxin system VapC family toxin, with the protein MKLFCDSSALAKRYVYEQGSESLDSLLQKASQLALCTILVPEIISGLHRRRREQILSSREYRMIKRQLLEDVRDAIVLQITPAVISRSVQLLETDNLRAMDALHVACALEWPAEIFATSDKKQLFAAQNAGLLTEFIGQAS; encoded by the coding sequence GTGAAGCTTTTTTGTGATTCATCCGCTCTTGCTAAAAGATATGTATATGAGCAAGGTTCTGAGAGCCTGGACTCCCTTTTGCAGAAGGCGTCTCAGTTGGCATTGTGTACAATTTTGGTGCCTGAAATAATTTCTGGACTACATCGTAGACGGAGAGAGCAAATACTATCGTCGCGTGAATATCGCATGATTAAGAGACAATTGCTGGAAGATGTTCGGGACGCAATCGTTCTTCAAATTACCCCGGCGGTCATTTCCCGTTCCGTTCAGCTATTGGAGACTGATAACTTAAGGGCAATGGATGCTTTGCATGTCGCCTGCGCTCTTGAATGGCCGGCTGAAATTTTTGCAACTTCTGATAAGAAGCAGTTATTTGCAGCTCAGAATGCTGGGCTGTTGACTGAATTCATAGGCCAAGCCAGTTGA
- a CDS encoding PaaI family thioesterase, with protein MNLKTHLAINQSLCGQLLSVDEGVAIVKLDATSEMIVDDYRLVHGGFIFGAADYAAMAAVNHPNVVLGSAEVKFLKPSISGDAIILKATVKEAKGKLRSVDVEGVDEAGAKIFVGVFTCFVLEKHVLEK; from the coding sequence GTGAATCTGAAAACACACTTAGCGATTAATCAATCACTTTGCGGACAATTACTCTCTGTTGATGAAGGAGTCGCTATTGTAAAGCTCGACGCTACATCCGAAATGATTGTAGACGATTATAGACTTGTCCATGGTGGCTTTATTTTCGGTGCTGCCGACTATGCGGCAATGGCGGCTGTGAATCATCCGAATGTCGTGCTCGGCTCTGCCGAGGTTAAATTTTTGAAACCATCGATATCTGGCGATGCCATTATACTTAAAGCAACGGTTAAAGAGGCGAAGGGAAAGCTCCGAAGTGTTGATGTCGAAGGCGTCGATGAAGCCGGGGCAAAGATATTCGTTGGTGTTTTTACTTGCTTCGTTCTTGAAAAACACGTCCTTGAAAAGTGA